A single Curtobacterium sp. MCJR17_020 DNA region contains:
- a CDS encoding amino acid transporter — MLQGAHQGASHQGPHQVEVEKTHPWWRVMCLTGVDYFSTLGYQPAIAALAAGLLSPIATIVLVLVTLFGALPVYRRVASDSFRGAGSIMMLEKLLPWWAGKLLVLVLLGFAVTDFMITMTLSAADATAHIAENPYTPHWFTEIPVPLTLALLLLLGVVFLRGFKEAIGIAVGLVAVFLALNAVVVVVALWHVFEHPMVASDWWSGLTAQHSNPLVMVGIALIVFPKLALGLSGFETGVAVMPQVRGDASDDTSARPEGRIRGTKRLLTVAAVIMSSFLITSSIATTFLIPQHEFQPGGGANGRALAFLAHQYLGGVFGSIYDFSTVAILWFAGASAMAGLLNLVPRFLPRYGMAPQWARATRPLVIIFTLIAFLITIVFRANVDAQGGAYATGVLVLITSAAVAVTLSARRRQQKKRTIAFGVISVVFVYTTVANVIERPDGVRIAAIFIIAIVVVSLVSRVRRSFELRASSIELDATARQFVEADADQFSAVCIIANEPGAGTAEAYRAKGREERRDSGIPARVPTMFLEVLPADSSDFEEDLLVEGHVVHGHRVLRVRSGNVPNTIASTLLAIRDTAGVVPSIYFEWNEGSPIRNALRFVFTGAGDVAPVTREVLREAEPDVHRRPSIHVS; from the coding sequence ATGCTGCAGGGCGCCCACCAGGGGGCATCCCACCAGGGTCCGCACCAGGTCGAGGTCGAGAAGACCCACCCGTGGTGGCGGGTCATGTGCCTGACCGGCGTCGACTACTTCTCGACCCTCGGGTACCAGCCGGCGATCGCGGCGCTCGCCGCCGGCCTGCTGTCGCCGATCGCCACGATCGTGCTCGTGCTCGTCACGCTGTTCGGGGCGCTGCCGGTGTACCGCCGGGTCGCGAGCGACAGCTTCCGCGGTGCCGGGTCGATCATGATGCTCGAGAAGCTCCTGCCGTGGTGGGCCGGCAAGCTCCTGGTGCTCGTCCTGCTCGGGTTCGCCGTCACCGACTTCATGATCACGATGACACTGTCGGCGGCAGACGCCACGGCGCACATCGCCGAGAACCCGTACACGCCGCACTGGTTCACCGAGATCCCCGTCCCGCTCACCCTCGCGCTGCTGCTGTTGCTCGGCGTGGTGTTCCTCCGCGGGTTCAAGGAGGCGATCGGCATCGCCGTCGGCCTCGTCGCGGTGTTCCTCGCGCTCAACGCCGTCGTCGTGGTGGTCGCGCTCTGGCACGTGTTCGAGCACCCGATGGTCGCCAGTGACTGGTGGTCCGGGCTCACGGCGCAGCACAGCAACCCCCTCGTGATGGTCGGCATCGCGCTCATCGTGTTCCCGAAGCTCGCCCTTGGCCTGTCCGGGTTCGAGACCGGCGTCGCGGTGATGCCGCAGGTGCGCGGCGACGCGTCGGACGACACGAGTGCCCGGCCCGAGGGTCGGATCCGCGGCACGAAGCGGCTCCTGACCGTCGCAGCCGTGATCATGAGCTCGTTCCTGATCACCTCGTCGATCGCGACGACGTTCCTCATCCCGCAGCACGAGTTCCAGCCGGGCGGCGGTGCGAACGGGCGGGCCCTGGCCTTCCTGGCGCACCAGTACCTCGGCGGGGTGTTCGGGTCGATCTACGACTTCTCGACCGTCGCGATCCTGTGGTTCGCCGGCGCGAGCGCGATGGCCGGCCTGCTCAACCTGGTGCCGCGGTTCCTGCCCCGCTACGGCATGGCGCCGCAGTGGGCGCGGGCGACCCGGCCCCTCGTCATCATCTTCACGCTCATCGCCTTCCTGATCACGATCGTGTTCCGCGCGAACGTCGACGCCCAGGGCGGGGCGTACGCCACCGGCGTGCTCGTCCTGATCACGAGCGCCGCGGTCGCGGTCACCCTGTCGGCCCGTCGCCGGCAGCAGAAGAAGCGGACCATCGCGTTCGGGGTCATCTCCGTCGTGTTCGTCTACACGACGGTCGCGAACGTCATCGAGCGGCCCGACGGCGTCCGGATCGCGGCGATCTTCATCATCGCCATCGTCGTGGTGTCGCTCGTCTCACGGGTGCGCCGGTCGTTCGAGCTCCGCGCGTCGTCGATCGAGCTGGACGCGACGGCCCGGCAGTTCGTCGAGGCGGACGCCGACCAGTTCAGCGCGGTCTGCATCATCGCGAACGAGCCGGGTGCCGGCACCGCCGAGGCGTACCGGGCGAAGGGGCGCGAGGAACGGCGCGACTCCGGCATCCCGGCGCGCGTCCCGACGATGTTCCTCGAGGTGCTGCCCGCCGACTCGTCCGACTTCGAAGAGGACCTGCTGGTCGAGGGGCACGTCGTGCACGGACACCGTGTGCTCCGGGTCCGGTCCGGCAACGTGCCGAACACCATCGCCTCGACCCTGCTCGCGATCCGCGACACCGCCGGGGTCGTCCCGAGCATCTACTTCGAGTGGAACGAGGGCAGCCCGATCCGGAACGCCCTGCGGTTCGTGTTCACCGGTGCCGGTGACGTCGCGCCCGTCACGCGCGAGGTCCTGCGCGAAGCCGAGCCGGACGTCCACCGCCGGCCGTCCATCCACGTCTCGTGA
- a CDS encoding ATP-binding cassette domain-containing protein — MAIIEASGLTKTYRSKSGPVHALAGLDLSVPRGTVKALLGPNGAGKTTTVKVLTTLITPDSGTATIDGIDVIADPQATRRSIGVSGQYAAVDENLTGFENLEMIGRLYHLGRKTSRERARELIDVFDLAEAGDRPVKGFSGGMRRRIDLAGALVMNPRVLFLDEPTTGLDPRSRLALWGIIEDLVAQGATVLLTTQYLEEADRLADDIAVIDDGRVIAEGTADHLKAQVGGHRVVVTLVDETDGDAVTTVLRRYGVGDVEASGDGRTHAIAVEAGPTALQRVLADLGDAGIELHDAGMRRPTLDDVFLRLTGHAATEDEADGAAATKQKETAR; from the coding sequence ATGGCCATCATCGAAGCCTCCGGGCTGACCAAGACCTACCGGTCGAAGTCCGGACCGGTGCACGCACTGGCCGGACTCGACCTGTCCGTGCCGCGGGGCACCGTGAAGGCACTGCTCGGGCCGAACGGCGCGGGCAAGACCACGACCGTGAAGGTGCTCACCACCCTCATCACCCCGGACTCCGGGACGGCCACGATCGACGGCATCGACGTGATCGCCGATCCGCAGGCCACCCGGCGGTCCATCGGGGTGTCCGGGCAGTACGCCGCGGTGGACGAGAACCTGACCGGCTTCGAGAACCTCGAGATGATCGGGCGGCTCTACCACCTGGGCCGGAAGACGTCGCGGGAGCGTGCCCGTGAGCTCATCGACGTGTTCGACCTCGCCGAGGCCGGGGACCGCCCGGTGAAGGGCTTCTCCGGTGGCATGCGGCGACGGATCGACCTCGCCGGCGCCCTCGTGATGAACCCGCGCGTGCTGTTCCTCGACGAGCCGACCACGGGCCTCGACCCCCGCAGCCGGCTGGCGCTCTGGGGCATCATCGAGGACCTGGTGGCCCAGGGCGCCACGGTCCTGCTCACCACGCAGTACCTCGAAGAAGCGGATCGGCTCGCCGACGACATCGCGGTCATCGACGACGGCCGGGTCATCGCCGAGGGCACCGCCGACCACCTCAAGGCGCAGGTCGGCGGCCACCGGGTCGTCGTGACGCTGGTGGACGAGACCGACGGTGACGCCGTGACGACCGTCCTGCGGCGGTACGGCGTCGGCGACGTCGAGGCCTCTGGTGACGGCCGCACCCACGCCATCGCGGTCGAGGCCGGCCCCACCGCGCTGCAACGGGTGCTCGCCGACCTCGGCGACGCCGGCATCGAGCTGCACGACGCAGGCATGCGCCGACCGACCCTCGACGACGTGTTCCTGCGGCTCACCGGTCACGCCGCGACGGAGGACGAGGCCGACGGGGCCGCCGCCACCAAGCAGAAGGAGACGGCCCGATGA
- a CDS encoding inositol monophosphatase family protein, which yields MRPPRLAAHRGAPRVRRENTLPAIAVAEALGAEVIEVDVRRTADDVAVLLHDETLGRMWGDARRVSDVAWCDVARLGNGLDRIPRLDAALERLDGCHSVLLVDLTDAADGLVAARTVAGSTASTTVAWCGAPAAMAAVRSVLPDADVWLAWESLDPPTPADLEALTPSTLNLDIAFLTPRTIEAAHALGLRVAVWTVDEAEPALWAARLGVDSITTNDVGAIGAALSSAERDGWPERDREPTETEVASRAQALAHRIAHEVIAFTREHPVSEVRTKANPADLVTDVDRLVEQHVRSRVRMAFPTHGFTGEEYGDAPGDRHRWYLDPVDGTTNLANGVPWTSMSLCLTRGGRPLVGVVADPWRGEVLEARRGRGATLRDRPLQLDDTPRPLAGAVVGTELDGHRPWPGFGAFLDALADRSCTLRVQGSGTLTIAQVAAGRGIGGCVSAFNPVDHGAAVLLVHEAGGIVLTRSGPVEGFPPVGEPFLVAHPGAADELHAVWTAALAAGAAAG from the coding sequence GTGCGTCCGCCACGGCTCGCCGCCCACCGCGGTGCGCCGCGCGTCCGGCGCGAGAACACCCTGCCCGCCATCGCGGTCGCCGAGGCGCTCGGCGCCGAGGTCATCGAGGTCGACGTCCGTCGCACGGCCGACGACGTCGCCGTCCTGCTGCACGACGAGACCCTCGGCCGGATGTGGGGCGATGCCCGACGGGTGTCCGACGTCGCGTGGTGCGACGTCGCCCGGCTCGGCAACGGCCTCGACCGGATCCCGCGGCTCGACGCCGCCCTCGAACGGCTCGACGGCTGCCACTCGGTGCTGCTGGTCGACCTGACGGACGCGGCCGACGGACTCGTCGCTGCCCGCACCGTCGCGGGGTCCACCGCGTCCACCACCGTGGCGTGGTGCGGTGCGCCGGCGGCGATGGCGGCGGTCCGTTCGGTGCTGCCCGACGCCGACGTGTGGCTCGCATGGGAGTCGCTCGACCCGCCCACTCCGGCCGACCTCGAGGCGTTGACCCCGTCCACCCTGAACCTCGACATCGCGTTCCTCACCCCGCGCACGATCGAGGCCGCGCACGCCCTGGGGCTGCGGGTCGCCGTCTGGACCGTCGACGAGGCCGAGCCAGCGCTCTGGGCGGCACGGCTCGGCGTCGACTCGATCACCACGAACGACGTCGGTGCGATCGGCGCCGCGCTGTCGTCGGCGGAGCGGGACGGCTGGCCGGAACGGGACCGCGAACCGACCGAGACCGAGGTCGCCTCGCGCGCCCAAGCCCTGGCGCACCGCATCGCGCACGAGGTCATCGCGTTCACCCGCGAGCACCCCGTCAGCGAGGTGCGGACCAAGGCGAACCCCGCAGACCTCGTCACCGATGTGGACCGTCTGGTCGAACAGCACGTCCGGTCCCGCGTCCGGATGGCGTTCCCGACGCACGGGTTCACCGGCGAGGAGTACGGCGACGCACCCGGCGACCGGCACCGCTGGTACCTGGACCCCGTCGACGGCACCACGAACCTGGCGAACGGCGTGCCCTGGACGTCGATGTCGCTCTGCCTGACCCGCGGTGGCCGTCCGCTCGTCGGGGTCGTCGCCGACCCGTGGCGGGGCGAGGTCCTCGAGGCGCGGCGCGGACGCGGTGCCACCCTGCGCGACCGTCCGCTGCAGCTGGACGACACCCCGCGGCCGCTCGCCGGGGCGGTCGTCGGCACCGAGCTCGACGGGCACCGGCCGTGGCCCGGGTTCGGCGCGTTCCTCGACGCCCTGGCCGACCGGTCGTGCACGCTGCGGGTACAGGGCTCCGGCACGTTGACCATCGCGCAGGTCGCGGCAGGCCGGGGGATCGGCGGGTGCGTGTCGGCGTTCAACCCGGTCGACCACGGGGCCGCCGTGCTGCTCGTGCACGAGGCCGGCGGGATCGTGCTGACCCGCTCCGGCCCGGTCGAGGGCTTCCCGCCCGTGGGCGAGCCGTTCCTGGTGGCGCACCCCGGGGCCGCGGACGAGCTGCACGCGGTGTGGACGGCCGCGCTCGCCGCGGGCGCGGCGGCGGGCTGA
- a CDS encoding EamA family transporter yields MTGPASARRVPTPAGGLAAVVVAAAVWGTTGTATHFAPGVPAFVFGAVTFGIGGLVLAALAGRGTLRAVAERRTRGWALLGAAALVVYAVAFYAALADAGVALGTTIAIGSSPVFAGLVEWVSDRRPVTGRWIVATLVSVAGMVVVTLARSEHDGGGGALALGIASALLAGLTYALYSWAVARGLHAAAGAVSVPGGPGVEAVVAGLPNGRGLVGAVFGIAAVPLVVLVVVAGAPYLGEGGNWPVFLYLALVPTVLGHSLYAVGSRSVGASVATLVSLLEPVVAAVLAVLVVGEHLGTTGWVGIALVVAGLAVLAVPGRRLR; encoded by the coding sequence GTGACGGGTCCCGCCAGCGCGCGCCGGGTCCCGACGCCCGCCGGTGGGCTCGCTGCGGTCGTCGTCGCCGCCGCGGTCTGGGGGACCACCGGCACCGCGACGCACTTCGCCCCCGGCGTCCCCGCCTTCGTCTTCGGCGCCGTCACGTTCGGGATCGGTGGTCTCGTGCTCGCCGCCCTGGCCGGACGTGGCACGCTCCGCGCCGTCGCCGAGCGCCGCACGCGGGGGTGGGCACTGCTCGGCGCGGCCGCGCTCGTCGTCTACGCGGTCGCCTTCTACGCGGCCCTCGCCGACGCCGGTGTCGCCCTCGGCACCACCATCGCCATCGGGTCGTCACCCGTGTTCGCGGGGCTCGTGGAGTGGGTGTCGGACAGGAGGCCCGTCACCGGCAGGTGGATCGTCGCCACCCTGGTGAGCGTGGCCGGCATGGTCGTCGTGACCCTGGCGCGGTCGGAGCACGACGGCGGTGGTGGTGCGCTCGCGCTCGGGATCGCCAGTGCCCTGCTCGCCGGACTCACCTACGCGCTGTACTCGTGGGCGGTGGCGCGGGGACTGCACGCGGCTGCCGGGGCGGTGTCGGTACCCGGCGGGCCCGGGGTCGAAGCCGTCGTGGCGGGGCTGCCGAACGGCCGTGGGCTCGTCGGCGCCGTGTTCGGGATCGCTGCCGTGCCGCTCGTCGTGCTCGTGGTCGTCGCCGGCGCACCGTACCTCGGCGAGGGCGGCAACTGGCCGGTGTTCCTGTACCTGGCCCTGGTGCCCACGGTCCTCGGCCACTCGCTGTACGCCGTCGGGTCGCGGTCCGTCGGTGCCTCGGTCGCGACCCTGGTGTCCTTGCTCGAGCCCGTGGTCGCGGCGGTGCTCGCCGTGCTCGTCGTCGGGGAGCACCTCGGCACGACGGGGTGGGTCGGCATCGCGCTCGTGGTGGCCGGGCTCGCCGTGCTCGCGGTGCCGGGGCGACGCCTGCGCTGA
- a CDS encoding ABC transporter permease: MTATTIAPGRQLPVVVTSPVAIWLEDGWTVTKRNLIKIKRSPDMLVFAVLQPIMFVLLFSQVYGGAIAVEGTDYTQFLMAGIFAQTVVFGATFSGSAMAQDLKEGLIDRFRTLPMSASAVLVGRTNSDLVLNSISMAIMMLTGLAVGWRVNSSPLEFLAGIALLLLFSYAFSWVMALLGMSVKTPEVINNASFMILFPLTFISNAFVPSDTLPLVLRVFAEWNPVSSLVQAARELFGNVGSAPVPDIWTMQHPIVTVLIGIAVMLVVFVPWAVNKYTRISAK, from the coding sequence ATGACCGCCACCACCATCGCGCCGGGTCGGCAGCTGCCCGTCGTCGTCACCTCGCCGGTCGCCATCTGGCTCGAGGACGGCTGGACCGTCACCAAGCGGAACCTCATCAAGATCAAGCGGTCGCCGGACATGCTCGTGTTCGCCGTGCTCCAGCCCATCATGTTCGTCCTGCTCTTCAGCCAGGTCTACGGCGGCGCGATCGCGGTCGAGGGCACCGACTACACGCAGTTCCTGATGGCGGGGATCTTCGCGCAGACCGTCGTCTTCGGGGCGACCTTCTCGGGGTCGGCGATGGCGCAGGACCTGAAGGAAGGCCTGATCGACCGGTTCCGCACGCTGCCGATGTCGGCGTCCGCGGTGCTCGTCGGCCGGACCAACTCCGACCTCGTGCTCAACTCGATCTCGATGGCGATCATGATGCTCACCGGACTGGCCGTCGGGTGGCGGGTGAACTCGTCGCCGCTCGAGTTCCTGGCCGGCATCGCCCTGCTGCTGCTGTTCAGCTACGCGTTCAGCTGGGTGATGGCGCTGCTCGGCATGAGCGTCAAGACGCCGGAGGTCATCAACAACGCCTCGTTCATGATCCTGTTCCCGCTGACGTTCATCTCGAACGCCTTCGTGCCGAGCGACACGCTGCCCCTGGTGCTGCGGGTGTTCGCGGAGTGGAACCCGGTGTCGTCACTCGTGCAGGCGGCCCGTGAACTCTTCGGCAACGTCGGGTCGGCGCCGGTGCCGGACATCTGGACGATGCAGCACCCGATCGTGACGGTGCTGATCGGGATCGCCGTGATGCTCGTCGTGTTCGTGCCGTGGGCCGTGAACAAGTACACCAGGATCAGCGCGAAGTAG